In a single window of the Caulobacter soli genome:
- the murD gene encoding UDP-N-acetylmuramoyl-L-alanine--D-glutamate ligase: MIPVRGFEGKTVAVFGLGRTGLTAARALIAGGAKVALWDEKPASREAAVAEGLNVVDLNTADWSQFAALMLSPGVPLTHPKPHWTVGKAKAAGVEILGDIELFARTVNAAPEHKKPKIVAITGTNGKSTTTALIGHLCRQAGRDTRVGGNIGEGVLGLEDMHGGAVYVLELSSYQLDLTSSLKPDAVVLLNISPDHLDRHGGMDGYIAAKRRIFLNQGKGDTAIIGVDDPWCQQICTEITAANRRTIWPISAGKAMGRGVYALQGVLYDATGERVTEMVDLLRARSLPGRHNWQNAAAAYAAARALGIPSHQAVDGLMSFPGLAHRMETVGKIGKVRFVNDSKATNADAARQAMSSYPKFYWIAGGVPKAGGIDDLTDLFPRVATAYLIGQAAEDFGKTLEGKAPVRQCGDIEAAVAAAYADAAASGEEAIVLLSPACASFDQFADFEQRGEAFRAAVNGLGKAPASAAKRA; encoded by the coding sequence ATGATCCCGGTCCGCGGTTTCGAGGGCAAGACCGTCGCTGTGTTCGGCCTGGGCCGGACGGGGCTGACGGCCGCGCGCGCGCTGATCGCCGGCGGGGCCAAGGTGGCGCTGTGGGACGAGAAGCCCGCCAGCCGTGAGGCCGCCGTGGCCGAGGGCCTGAACGTCGTCGATCTCAACACCGCCGACTGGAGCCAGTTCGCGGCCCTCATGCTGTCGCCGGGCGTGCCGCTGACCCATCCCAAGCCGCACTGGACGGTCGGCAAGGCCAAGGCCGCCGGGGTCGAGATCCTGGGCGACATCGAGCTGTTCGCCCGCACGGTGAACGCCGCGCCCGAGCACAAGAAGCCCAAGATCGTCGCCATCACCGGCACCAACGGCAAGTCGACCACGACCGCCCTGATCGGCCACCTGTGCCGGCAGGCCGGGCGCGACACCCGGGTGGGCGGCAATATCGGCGAGGGCGTGCTGGGCCTTGAGGACATGCACGGCGGCGCGGTTTACGTGCTTGAACTGTCGTCCTACCAGCTGGATCTGACGTCCAGCCTCAAGCCCGACGCCGTGGTGCTGCTGAACATCTCGCCCGACCACCTGGACCGTCACGGCGGCATGGACGGCTATATCGCCGCCAAGCGCCGGATCTTCCTGAACCAGGGCAAGGGCGACACCGCGATCATCGGGGTGGACGATCCCTGGTGCCAGCAGATCTGCACCGAAATCACCGCCGCCAACCGCCGCACCATCTGGCCGATCAGCGCCGGCAAGGCCATGGGCCGCGGCGTCTACGCCCTGCAGGGCGTGCTGTACGACGCCACGGGCGAGCGGGTGACCGAGATGGTGGACCTGCTGCGGGCCCGCAGTCTGCCGGGCCGCCACAACTGGCAGAACGCCGCGGCCGCCTACGCCGCCGCCCGGGCCCTGGGCATCCCCTCGCACCAGGCCGTCGACGGCCTGATGAGCTTCCCGGGCCTGGCCCATCGGATGGAGACGGTCGGCAAGATCGGCAAGGTCCGCTTCGTCAACGACAGCAAGGCGACCAACGCCGACGCCGCCCGCCAGGCGATGTCGTCCTATCCCAAGTTCTACTGGATCGCCGGCGGGGTGCCCAAGGCGGGCGGCATCGACGACCTGACCGACCTGTTCCCGCGCGTCGCCACGGCCTATCTGATCGGCCAGGCGGCCGAGGATTTCGGCAAGACGCTGGAGGGCAAGGCCCCGGTGCGCCAGTGCGGCGACATCGAGGCCGCCGTGGCCGCCGCCTATGCCGACGCCGCCGCGTCGGGCGAGGAGGCCATCGTCCTGCTGTCGCCCGCCTGCGCCTCGTTCGACCAGTTCGCCGACTTCGAGCAGCGGGGCGAGGCCTTCCGCGCGGCGGTCAACGGGCTTGGCAAGGCGCCGGCTTCGGCGGCGAAACGAGCTTAG
- the mraY gene encoding phospho-N-acetylmuramoyl-pentapeptide-transferase encodes MLYFLYEWLSRGGHEHLPVLNLLKYLTFRTGMSMLTAYVVAVAMGSRFIRWMKAKQGKGQPIRTDGIARHVTEKAGTPTMGGFMILAGLFVGSLLFADLRNVHVWVVLGITAAFGVLGFMDDYAKVTKQTTAGLSSGQKLVAQFIVSILAAVVLIIFAPKSPTTAGLETSVVFPILKNLVINMGWFYVAFAAITIAGFSNAVNLTDGLDGLAIVPVMFAASTFGLIAYLVGNVKFADYLNLHYVPSVGELAVVCGAIIGGGMGFLWYNAPPAKIFMGDTGSLALGGALGAIAVCAKHELVLGIVGGLFVAEALSVMIQVAYFKKTGKRVFLMAPIHHHFEKLGWAESTVVVRFWIVSMMLSFVGLATLKLR; translated from the coding sequence ATGCTGTATTTCCTCTACGAGTGGCTCTCGCGCGGCGGGCATGAGCACCTGCCGGTGCTGAACCTGCTGAAGTACCTGACCTTCCGCACCGGCATGTCGATGCTGACGGCCTATGTCGTGGCCGTGGCCATGGGCTCGCGCTTCATCCGCTGGATGAAGGCCAAGCAGGGCAAGGGCCAGCCGATCCGCACCGACGGCATCGCCCGTCACGTCACCGAGAAGGCCGGCACGCCCACCATGGGCGGCTTCATGATCCTGGCCGGCCTGTTCGTCGGCTCGCTACTGTTCGCCGACCTGCGCAACGTCCACGTCTGGGTGGTGCTGGGCATCACCGCCGCGTTCGGCGTGCTGGGCTTCATGGACGACTACGCCAAGGTCACCAAGCAGACGACCGCCGGCCTTTCCAGCGGCCAGAAGCTGGTCGCCCAGTTCATCGTCTCGATCCTGGCGGCCGTGGTGCTGATCATCTTCGCGCCGAAGTCGCCGACCACGGCGGGGCTCGAAACCTCGGTGGTGTTCCCGATCCTGAAGAACCTGGTCATCAATATGGGCTGGTTCTACGTCGCCTTCGCCGCGATCACGATCGCCGGCTTCTCAAACGCCGTGAATCTGACCGACGGCCTGGACGGCCTGGCCATCGTGCCGGTGATGTTCGCCGCCTCGACCTTCGGCCTGATCGCCTACCTGGTCGGCAACGTGAAGTTCGCCGACTACCTGAACCTGCACTACGTGCCCAGCGTCGGCGAACTGGCGGTGGTGTGCGGCGCGATCATCGGCGGAGGCATGGGCTTCCTCTGGTACAACGCCCCGCCGGCCAAGATCTTCATGGGCGACACCGGCTCGCTGGCCCTGGGCGGCGCGCTGGGCGCGATCGCCGTCTGCGCCAAGCACGAGCTGGTGCTTGGCATCGTCGGCGGCCTGTTCGTGGCCGAGGCGCTCTCCGTGATGATCCAGGTCGCCTACTTCAAGAAGACCGGCAAGCGGGTCTTCCTGATGGCGCCGATCCACCACCATTTCGAGAAGCTGGGCTGGGCTGAGAGCACCGTCGTGGTCCGCTTCTGGATCGTGTCGATGATGCTCAGCTTCGTCGGTCTCGCCACCCTGAAGCTGAGATAG
- a CDS encoding UDP-N-acetylmuramoyl-tripeptide--D-alanyl-D-alanine ligase, with amino-acid sequence MSDVLWTADEIAAATGGQVLADFEATGVSIDSRSIEPGDLFVALTGARDGHEFVVQTADKGAAGALISKPVAVPAVLVEDTFAALEHLGVAARKRAPQTRRGAVTGSVGKTSVTRAVEAGLRRAGKAHASVKSYNNHIGVPLTLARMPRDTQRAVFEVGMNHGGEIVPLSNFIRPHAVAITTVGPVHLENFADGEEGVARAKAEIFAGLEPNGVAVLNADNPWFPLLKAEAEKAGAEVWSFGTGEGVTARLVVFAAGVNGATITAELRGETVHFPILQTGVHWGLNSLCVLLMLEALDVDRETALAALAEFEPIEGRGAERVVRIPGGTFTLVDESYNANPVSMQAALATLGARHVAGRRIVVLTDMLELGPQSARFHGDLATPIAATDIDLVFCAGPLMKSLWEALPPTRRGGYAQNAAELAPQVVSAMRAGDVVMVKGSNGSRAGTVAAALGALDLEGQG; translated from the coding sequence ATGTCTGACGTCCTCTGGACCGCCGATGAGATCGCCGCCGCCACCGGCGGCCAGGTGCTGGCCGACTTCGAGGCCACCGGCGTGTCGATTGACAGCCGCAGCATCGAGCCCGGCGACCTGTTCGTGGCGCTCACGGGCGCTCGGGACGGGCATGAGTTCGTCGTCCAGACCGCCGACAAGGGCGCGGCGGGAGCCCTGATCTCCAAGCCCGTCGCCGTACCGGCCGTGCTGGTCGAGGACACCTTCGCGGCGCTGGAGCACCTGGGCGTCGCGGCTCGCAAGCGCGCCCCGCAAACCCGGCGTGGCGCGGTGACCGGCTCGGTCGGCAAGACCAGCGTCACCCGCGCCGTCGAGGCTGGCCTGCGCCGCGCGGGCAAGGCCCACGCCTCGGTCAAGTCCTACAACAACCATATCGGCGTGCCCCTGACCCTGGCGCGCATGCCGCGCGACACCCAGCGGGCGGTGTTCGAGGTCGGCATGAACCACGGGGGCGAGATCGTCCCGCTGTCGAACTTCATCCGCCCGCACGCGGTGGCCATCACCACCGTCGGCCCGGTGCACCTGGAGAACTTCGCCGACGGCGAGGAGGGCGTCGCCCGCGCCAAGGCCGAGATCTTCGCCGGACTGGAGCCGAACGGCGTGGCGGTGCTGAACGCCGACAATCCGTGGTTCCCGCTGCTGAAGGCCGAGGCCGAGAAGGCCGGCGCCGAGGTCTGGAGCTTCGGCACGGGCGAGGGCGTCACCGCCCGGCTCGTGGTGTTCGCCGCCGGCGTGAACGGCGCGACCATCACCGCCGAACTGCGCGGCGAGACCGTGCACTTCCCGATCCTGCAGACCGGCGTGCACTGGGGGCTCAACAGCCTGTGCGTGCTGCTGATGCTGGAGGCCCTGGACGTCGACCGCGAGACCGCCCTGGCGGCCCTGGCCGAGTTCGAGCCGATCGAGGGCCGCGGCGCCGAGCGCGTGGTCAGGATCCCGGGCGGGACCTTCACCCTGGTCGACGAGAGCTACAACGCCAATCCCGTCTCGATGCAGGCCGCCCTGGCCACCCTGGGCGCGCGCCACGTGGCCGGCCGTCGCATCGTGGTCCTGACCGACATGCTGGAGCTGGGCCCGCAGAGCGCCCGTTTCCACGGCGACCTGGCGACCCCCATCGCCGCCACCGACATCGATCTGGTGTTCTGCGCCGGTCCGTTAATGAAATCTTTATGGGAAGCGCTTCCGCCGACTCGGCGGGGCGGGTACGCCCAGAACGCCGCCGAGCTCGCGCCTCAGGTCGTCTCGGCGATGCGGGCGGGCGACGTGGTGATGGTGAAGGGTTCGAACGGATCGAGAGCGGGGACGGTCGCGGCCGCCCTGGGCGCGCTCGACCTCGAAGGACAGGGCTGA
- a CDS encoding UDP-N-acetylmuramoyl-L-alanyl-D-glutamate--2,6-diaminopimelate ligase has translation MSKTLSQILNRPCAVDPVITGVTADSRKVREGFLFAALPGSKVDGREFIAGAIASGAAAVLAPDDVEALSVPVVHAGDPRRAYALAAAQFWGAQPETCIAVTGTNGKTSVAGFARQIYARLGHKAASMGTLGVVVSAPGVPDQQLTPPGLTTPDAADVAEMMAKLAGMGVTHLAVEASSHGIDQRRLDGVRLAAAGFTNFTQDHLDYHGTMGAYRAAKLRLFETLLPRARTAVLNADSDAFPAFASAAVTSGQTILSVGHEGQGLRLIERTPVPQGQRLKIAAQGREFDVLLPLAGDFQASNVLVAAALVLATGEDLDATIAALATLEGAAGRLQRVGTGANGGEAYVDYAHTPDGLETVLAALRPHTRGKLIVVFGAGGDRDRGKRPLMGEIAARLADVAIVTDDNPRSEEPALIRAAILAAAPGAREFGDRRAAIRAGAALLVDGDVLVVAGKGHEQGQLVAGVNHPFDDVTETAQALEAVHV, from the coding sequence TTGAGCAAGACCCTTTCGCAGATCCTGAACCGGCCCTGCGCGGTCGATCCCGTGATCACAGGGGTCACCGCCGACAGCCGCAAGGTGCGGGAAGGCTTTCTGTTCGCGGCCCTGCCGGGCAGCAAGGTCGACGGCCGCGAGTTCATCGCCGGCGCCATCGCTTCGGGCGCGGCCGCCGTTCTGGCCCCTGACGACGTCGAGGCGCTGTCGGTTCCGGTGGTTCACGCCGGCGACCCGCGCCGCGCCTACGCCCTGGCCGCCGCCCAGTTCTGGGGCGCGCAGCCGGAGACCTGCATCGCGGTGACCGGCACCAACGGCAAGACCTCGGTCGCCGGCTTCGCCCGCCAGATCTACGCGCGCCTCGGTCACAAGGCCGCCAGCATGGGCACCCTGGGCGTCGTGGTCAGCGCGCCCGGCGTTCCCGACCAGCAACTGACCCCGCCGGGCCTGACCACGCCGGACGCCGCCGACGTCGCCGAGATGATGGCCAAGCTGGCGGGCATGGGCGTGACCCACCTGGCCGTCGAGGCCTCGTCGCACGGCATCGACCAGCGCCGCCTGGACGGCGTGCGCCTGGCCGCCGCCGGCTTCACCAACTTCACCCAGGACCACCTGGACTACCACGGCACCATGGGCGCCTACCGCGCGGCCAAGCTGAGGCTGTTCGAGACCCTGCTGCCGCGCGCCCGGACCGCCGTGCTGAACGCCGACAGCGACGCCTTTCCGGCCTTCGCCTCGGCCGCGGTCACCTCGGGCCAGACCATTCTGTCGGTCGGCCACGAAGGGCAGGGGCTCCGCCTGATCGAGCGCACGCCCGTGCCGCAAGGCCAGCGCCTGAAGATCGCCGCCCAGGGCCGCGAGTTCGACGTGCTGCTGCCGCTGGCCGGCGACTTCCAGGCCTCCAACGTCCTGGTCGCGGCCGCCCTGGTCCTGGCCACCGGCGAGGATCTGGACGCGACCATCGCCGCCCTGGCCACGCTGGAAGGCGCGGCCGGCCGGCTGCAGCGGGTCGGGACCGGCGCGAACGGCGGCGAGGCCTATGTCGACTACGCCCACACCCCGGACGGCCTGGAGACGGTGCTGGCCGCCCTGCGTCCCCATACCCGCGGCAAGCTGATCGTGGTGTTCGGGGCCGGCGGCGATCGCGATCGCGGCAAGCGTCCCCTGATGGGCGAGATCGCCGCGCGCCTGGCCGACGTGGCCATCGTCACCGACGACAATCCCCGTTCCGAAGAGCCCGCCTTGATCCGCGCCGCCATCCTGGCCGCCGCGCCGGGCGCGCGAGAATTTGGCGATCGCCGCGCGGCCATCCGGGCCGGCGCGGCCCTGCTGGTCGATGGCGACGTGCTGGTGGTGGCCGGCAAGGGCCACGAGCAGGGCCAGTTGGTGGCTGGCGTGAACCACCCGTTCGACGACGTGACCGAGACCGCTCAGGCGCTGGAGGCCGTCCATGTCTGA
- a CDS encoding peptidoglycan D,D-transpeptidase FtsI family protein codes for MSLSNLAPGGAPAAWRWLIERVWRLEHAFERSRAAARPEDDTRIRIFFVMAIFGLAFTVLALGATWAAVFSKVGGNGYLASTDGARGDLVDRNGQLLAVDLTHYALYINPKDVWDAKATRKALAKALPDVPAKRLDQVVFADRRGFLVGGMTPAEKDAIFDLGLPGVEFEEQAARMYPLGASAAHFIGFVDKGGRGLSGAEKALDKDVREASARGPDGAIPLSIDLRVQAALEDEVRKAAIEFQAKDAVGIVTNVHTGEILGMTSFPDYDPNRLDLASSEQMTNHAAASVYEMGSTFKAFTVAIGLDTGAATPASTFDAREPFKLGYRTIHDFHAAKKILTLVEVFQHSSNIGTAILAERIGGERLSRYFNALGLTKPAKVELLESARPLTPKKWDDDAVASTSFGHGINVSPLALAQAMGALLNGGTLQPLTIHKLAPGVRPEGPRAVSEETSQQMLQIMRANVTGGSGKSANIPGLSVGGKTGTGEKYDPAIRGYNHQRQVSSFAAVFPTDGPLEADRYFVLVLMDEPKGNAKTHGFSTGGWVSAPAAGRVIDRIAPFLGVKRQSDIFTVAQQPQAAPEAGL; via the coding sequence ATGAGCCTGTCCAACCTCGCCCCCGGCGGCGCGCCCGCGGCCTGGCGCTGGCTGATCGAACGGGTCTGGCGGCTGGAGCACGCCTTCGAGCGCTCGCGCGCCGCCGCGCGTCCGGAAGACGACACCCGCATCCGCATCTTCTTCGTCATGGCCATCTTCGGCCTGGCCTTCACCGTGCTGGCCCTGGGCGCCACCTGGGCGGCGGTGTTTTCCAAGGTGGGCGGCAACGGTTACCTGGCCTCGACCGACGGGGCGCGGGGCGACCTGGTCGACCGCAACGGCCAGTTGCTGGCCGTCGACCTGACCCACTACGCCCTCTACATCAATCCCAAGGACGTCTGGGACGCCAAGGCCACGCGCAAGGCGCTGGCCAAGGCTCTGCCGGACGTGCCGGCCAAGCGCCTGGACCAGGTGGTGTTCGCCGACCGGCGCGGCTTCCTGGTCGGCGGCATGACGCCGGCCGAGAAGGACGCGATCTTCGACCTGGGCCTGCCCGGCGTCGAGTTCGAGGAGCAGGCGGCCCGGATGTATCCGCTGGGCGCCAGCGCCGCCCACTTCATCGGCTTCGTCGACAAGGGCGGCCGGGGCCTGTCGGGCGCCGAGAAGGCCCTGGACAAGGACGTGCGCGAGGCTTCGGCCAGGGGGCCGGACGGCGCGATCCCGCTGTCGATCGACCTGCGCGTCCAGGCCGCCCTGGAGGACGAGGTCCGCAAGGCCGCCATCGAGTTCCAGGCCAAGGACGCCGTCGGCATCGTCACCAACGTCCATACCGGGGAGATCCTCGGCATGACCAGCTTCCCCGACTACGATCCCAACCGGCTGGACCTGGCGTCCAGCGAGCAGATGACCAACCACGCCGCCGCCTCGGTCTACGAGATGGGCTCGACCTTCAAGGCCTTCACCGTGGCGATCGGCCTGGACACCGGCGCGGCGACCCCGGCCTCGACCTTCGACGCCCGCGAGCCGTTCAAGCTGGGCTATCGCACGATCCACGACTTCCATGCGGCCAAGAAGATCCTGACCCTGGTCGAGGTGTTCCAGCATTCGTCCAACATCGGCACCGCCATCCTGGCCGAGCGGATCGGCGGCGAGCGGCTGAGCCGCTATTTCAACGCCCTGGGCCTGACCAAGCCGGCCAAGGTCGAGCTGCTGGAATCCGCCCGTCCGCTGACCCCGAAGAAGTGGGACGACGACGCGGTGGCCTCCACCTCGTTCGGCCACGGCATCAACGTCTCGCCCCTGGCGCTGGCCCAGGCGATGGGCGCGCTGCTGAACGGCGGCACGCTGCAGCCGCTGACCATCCACAAGCTGGCGCCGGGCGTGCGTCCGGAAGGCCCGCGCGCGGTTTCCGAAGAGACCTCGCAGCAGATGCTGCAGATCATGCGCGCCAACGTCACCGGCGGCAGCGGCAAGTCGGCCAACATTCCGGGCCTGTCGGTGGGCGGCAAGACCGGCACCGGCGAGAAGTACGACCCGGCCATTCGCGGCTATAACCACCAGCGTCAGGTCTCGTCGTTCGCGGCGGTGTTCCCGACCGACGGTCCGCTCGAGGCCGACCGCTACTTCGTGCTGGTGCTGATGGACGAGCCCAAGGGCAACGCCAAGACGCACGGGTTCTCGACCGGCGGCTGGGTGTCGGCGCCGGCCGCGGGCCGGGTGATCGACCGCATCGCGCCGTTCCTGGGCGTCAAGCGCCAGAGCGACATCTTCACCGTGGCCCAGCAGCCACAAGCCGCTCCGGAGGCGGGACTTTGA
- the ftsL gene encoding cell division protein FtsL has product MSLSSIFDRRVRGFRVVELVCLIILLVLVLGVYMAKTFAGRERAQIASVEQQIVDEKVRVRLLKAEVAYLEQPRRIEQLAQQLQLTPIRPEHETTEDALIDVARHAPVAHAPASPTAAANNDVAAGEAPEATPDDYPPPQPASGEAPR; this is encoded by the coding sequence ATGAGCCTGTCGAGCATCTTCGACCGCCGCGTGCGGGGCTTTCGGGTCGTCGAGCTGGTCTGCTTGATCATCCTGCTGGTCCTGGTCCTGGGCGTCTACATGGCCAAGACCTTCGCCGGCCGCGAGCGGGCCCAGATCGCCTCGGTCGAGCAGCAGATCGTCGACGAGAAGGTTCGCGTGCGCCTGCTCAAGGCCGAGGTCGCCTATCTGGAGCAGCCGCGCCGCATCGAGCAGCTGGCCCAGCAACTGCAGCTGACCCCGATCCGGCCCGAGCACGAGACCACCGAGGACGCCCTGATCGACGTGGCGCGCCACGCCCCCGTCGCCCACGCTCCGGCCTCGCCGACGGCGGCGGCGAACAACGACGTCGCGGCCGGCGAGGCGCCCGAAGCCACGCCCGACGACTATCCGCCGCCCCAGCCGGCGTCCGGGGAGGCTCCGCGATGA
- the rsmH gene encoding 16S rRNA (cytosine(1402)-N(4))-methyltransferase RsmH, which translates to MREPGAPHVSVLLDEVVGALASGPGDLVIDGTFGAGGYTRAILATGASVTAFDRDPSVQRFAVEFSAADGRFRLIQDRFSQITEYFEDASVDGVTLDLGVSSMQLDEAERGFSFMRDGPLDMRMGADGPSAADLVNELDHTELARILYVYGEEHASRRIASFIIKRREERPFTRTLDLAHVIERALGGRKGAKVHPATRSFQGLRIAVNAELDELEAGLAAAERVLKPGGRLAVVTFHSLEDRIVKNFLAERAGRTPGGSRHLPPVEAGAPSSFQLISSKAIAPGEAELAVNPRARSSKLRAAVRTTAPVWSAA; encoded by the coding sequence ATCCGCGAGCCCGGCGCCCCGCACGTCTCCGTCCTGCTGGACGAGGTGGTCGGCGCCCTGGCGTCCGGGCCCGGCGACCTGGTCATCGACGGCACGTTTGGAGCCGGCGGCTACACACGCGCCATCCTGGCGACGGGCGCTTCGGTCACGGCTTTCGACCGCGATCCCAGCGTGCAGCGCTTTGCCGTCGAGTTTTCCGCGGCGGATGGTCGCTTTCGCCTGATTCAGGACCGCTTTTCGCAAATCACCGAGTATTTCGAGGATGCGTCGGTGGACGGCGTGACTCTGGACCTTGGCGTATCTTCCATGCAGCTCGACGAGGCTGAGCGCGGCTTTTCCTTCATGCGCGACGGCCCGCTGGATATGCGCATGGGCGCCGACGGCCCGTCCGCCGCCGACCTGGTCAACGAGCTGGACCACACCGAGCTGGCGCGCATCCTCTATGTCTATGGCGAGGAGCACGCCTCGCGGCGCATCGCCAGCTTCATCATCAAGCGTCGGGAAGAGCGGCCGTTCACCCGCACCCTGGACCTGGCGCATGTGATCGAGCGCGCCCTGGGCGGCCGCAAGGGCGCCAAGGTGCATCCCGCCACCCGCTCGTTCCAGGGCTTGCGGATCGCGGTCAATGCCGAGCTGGACGAGCTGGAGGCCGGCCTCGCCGCCGCCGAGCGCGTGCTGAAGCCGGGCGGCCGCCTGGCGGTGGTCACTTTCCACTCGCTGGAAGACCGCATCGTGAAGAACTTCCTGGCCGAGCGGGCCGGCCGCACGCCGGGCGGGTCGCGTCACCTGCCGCCGGTCGAAGCCGGCGCGCCGTCCAGTTTCCAGCTGATCTCGTCCAAGGCCATCGCGCCGGGCGAGGCCGAGCTGGCGGTCAATCCGCGCGCCCGTTCCTCCAAGCTGCGCGCCGCCGTGCGCACGACCGCTCCGGTCTGGAGCGCGGCATGA
- a CDS encoding division/cell wall cluster transcriptional repressor MraZ — MFLSTFEKQLDSKRRIVVPQDFRAALSGPFDGIFCFPSIEADCLEAGGKSLFDRYQGVIDELPFGDPLRSALETSVLGGMARLSFDTAGRITLPDTLCEMFGLTDWVAVVGLGERFQIWSREAFQAHRAAQRDLARDGLAAMRAQQRTARIGGVA, encoded by the coding sequence GTGTTTCTCTCGACGTTCGAGAAGCAGCTGGACAGCAAGCGGCGCATCGTCGTGCCGCAGGACTTCCGCGCCGCGCTCTCGGGTCCGTTCGACGGGATCTTCTGCTTCCCCTCCATCGAAGCCGATTGCCTCGAGGCTGGCGGAAAGAGCCTGTTTGACCGTTACCAGGGCGTGATCGACGAGCTGCCGTTCGGCGATCCCCTGCGTTCGGCCCTGGAAACCAGCGTCTTGGGCGGCATGGCGCGGCTGTCGTTCGACACCGCCGGCCGCATCACCTTGCCTGACACCCTGTGCGAGATGTTCGGCCTGACCGACTGGGTGGCGGTGGTCGGCCTGGGCGAGCGGTTCCAGATCTGGTCGCGCGAAGCCTTCCAGGCCCACCGCGCCGCCCAGCGCGACCTGGCCCGCGACGGCCTGGCCGCCATGCGCGCCCAGCAACGCACCGCCCGCATCGGGGGCGTGGCGTGA